In the Nocardia asteroides genome, CCGCCGTGGCCTCCGGCGTCGTCCTCTACCTGTTGAAACCTTTCACCTTCGCCGCCTTCCGCGACAAACTCGAGCGCTACCGCGAATTCCGGCACGCCCTCCCCGAAGGCCAGTCCGCCGCCACCCAGCAGGAGATCGACCGCGCCTTCGGCATCCTCCGCACCAGCGATCAGCGCGCCACCACCCCGAAGGGGTTCGCCCCCCAGACCCTCCGCGAGATCTCGGAGGCGGTCCGCACCACCCCCCAGGGGGTGACCGCCACCGAAACCGCCTCCACGGTGGGCGTCTCCCGCATCACAGCCTGGCGCTACCTGGAGAAACTGGCCGACGACGGCCTGGTGGACCGCAGATCGGATTACGGCAAGGCGGGCCGCCCGAAGAGCCGCTACATCTGGAAGGCGTGACCGTCAGACGTCGGTGCTGAACCTGATCCCGCCGTCCGGGATCACGACGCCCGGCCACACCCGGGCACCGCGGAGCAGCTCGCATCGGGCGCCGACATGCGCCCCGTCGCCGATGACGCCGTCGCGGATCAGGGCGCGCGGCCCGATCCGAGCGCCGAACCCGATGATGGTCCGCTCCACGGTCGCCCCGGCTTCGACGATCGCGCCGTCGAAGACGATCGCCCCGTCCAGCCGGGCGCCCGCCCCGATCTCGGCACCGCGCCCGACCACGGAACCACCGATGAGCAGCGCACCCGGCGCGATCCCGGCCCCGGGGAGCACCAGCGACTCCCCCCGCTGACCCGGCAGCGCGGGCGAGGGCGCGATCCCGCGAACGAGATCGGCGGACCCCCGCACGAAGTCCTCCGGGGTGCCCATGTCCCGCCAGTACGACGAGTCCACGTGCCCCTGGACCCGAGCCCCCTCGGCGAGCAGCGCGGGAAAGACCTCACGCTCCACCGAGACCGGCCGCCCGTCCGGGATCTTCTCGATGTACTCCCGCCGGAACACGTAGCACCCGGCGTTGATCTGATCGGTCGGCGGATCCTGCGTCTTCTCCAGGAACGCCTGCACCCGCCCTTCATCGTCGGTCGGCACGCACCCGAACGCCCGCGGGTCGCTCACCCGGACGAGGTGCAGCGTGACGTCGGCACCGGTGGTGTGGTGCGTCCGCAACACCTCGCGCAGGTCGGTGCCGCCGAGCACGTCGCCGTTGAACACCACGACGGTGTCGGCGCGCAGCTTGGGCAGCACGTTCCTGATGCCGCCGCCGGTGCCGAGCGGCTCGCTCTCGTAGACGTACTCGATCTCCAGCCCCAGCTCGGAGCCGTCACCGAAGTGATCGGAGAAGACCTCGGCCTTGAAGGAGGTGCCGAGCACCACGTGCGTGATGCCCGCCGCCTTGATCCTGGCCAGCAGGTGCGTCAGGAACGGCAGCCCGGCCGTCGGCAGCATCGGCTTGGGGGCGGAGAGCGTGAGCGGCCGCAGCCGGGTGCCCTTTCCGCCGACCAGGATGACCGCGTCGGTACCTTCGTTGCCTGCCATCAGCTCCCCTGTCGAGAGTTTCCTAGCGCTCGCGGCCTTGCGCGCGCAGCGCAGATCGAACCGCAATCCGGGAGCGGACCGCAAGTCCGGCGCGCAGAGCGAGCCGCAAAGGCAGCTGCCACCAGTGCGGATGCCGGTCCGCCTGGAAGCGGTAGGCGCTGGCGTGGTGCGCGGGCAGCATGAGCTCGGGGTGCTTGCCCGCCGCGTGCCCCTTGGCATGGGTGACCTCGGCGGACGGCACGAAGACGTTGTGCCAGCCCGCCTTGCCGATGCGGTCGCCGAAGTCGACGTCCTCCATGTACATGAAGTACCTGGAGTCGAACCCGGAGATGCTGTCGAAGGCGGCGCGCCGGACCAACAGGCAGGAGCCGGAGAGCCAGCCGACGGTGCGCTCGGAGATCTCCTCGTTCTCCCGGCGGTACCGGCGGGTCCAGGGGTTGCCCTTCCAGACGGCGCCGAGGATGGCGTGGCCCGCGCCGTCGGCCAGGCCGGGCACCCGGCGCGCGGAGGGGTAGACGCTGCCGTCCGGCTCGCGGACCATCGGCCCGAGCGCGCCCGCGCGCGGCCAGCGCCGCGCGGCGGCGAGCAGCTCGTCGATGGACCCGGTGCCCCAGCGGATGTCCGGGTTGGCGATCACCACGAACTCGACCGAGGGGTCGATCTGGGCGACGGCCATATTGATGGCACCGCCGTAGCCGATGTTGCCGCCGGTGCGCAGCAGCCGCACCTGCGCGTTCGCCTCGGCGGCGAGTTCGGGTGCGCCATCGGTCGAGCCGTTGTCGGCCAGGATGACCTGTGGTTTCTCATCGGTCGCTGTGGCGAGGGTGGTGATGAAGTGCTCGAGGTGCTCGCCCGGTGAATAGGTCACCGTGACGACCACGAGCCCACCGGGGGCAGCGGATTCGGTTGCGCTCACGGCGGCTCAGCCTAGTCGCCGGTGGCCGCGCCCGCGCCCGCCCCGGCTCTGGCGAGCGCCGCGCGCAGCGCGACCTGCCATTCCCGCAGCGGCGTGAGCCGCGCCTCGGCCCAGGAGCGGGGGGAGAGCACCGAATAGGGCGGACGCCGTGCGGGTCTCGGGAAGGCCGCGGTGTCGACCGGCCGCACCCGCTCCGGGTCGGCGCCCGCGGCGGCGAAGACCGCGCGGGCCAGGTCGAACCAGCTGGCCTGCCCGGTGTTGGTGGCGTGCAGCAGCCGGGGCGCCTCCGGGCGCCCGGCCAGCTCCAGCAGCCCGGCGGCCAGGTCGGCGGCGAAGGTCGGGCTGCCGATCTGGTCGGCGACCACGTCGACGGTGTCGCGCTCGCGCTCCAGCCGGAGCATGGTGCTGACGAAGTCGGCGCCGCAGGCGGAG is a window encoding:
- a CDS encoding sugar phosphate nucleotidyltransferase — its product is MAGNEGTDAVILVGGKGTRLRPLTLSAPKPMLPTAGLPFLTHLLARIKAAGITHVVLGTSFKAEVFSDHFGDGSELGLEIEYVYESEPLGTGGGIRNVLPKLRADTVVVFNGDVLGGTDLREVLRTHHTTGADVTLHLVRVSDPRAFGCVPTDDEGRVQAFLEKTQDPPTDQINAGCYVFRREYIEKIPDGRPVSVEREVFPALLAEGARVQGHVDSSYWRDMGTPEDFVRGSADLVRGIAPSPALPGQRGESLVLPGAGIAPGALLIGGSVVGRGAEIGAGARLDGAIVFDGAIVEAGATVERTIIGFGARIGPRALIRDGVIGDGAHVGARCELLRGARVWPGVVIPDGGIRFSTDV
- a CDS encoding glycosyltransferase family 2 protein; its protein translation is MSATESAAPGGLVVVTVTYSPGEHLEHFITTLATATDEKPQVILADNGSTDGAPELAAEANAQVRLLRTGGNIGYGGAINMAVAQIDPSVEFVVIANPDIRWGTGSIDELLAAARRWPRAGALGPMVREPDGSVYPSARRVPGLADGAGHAILGAVWKGNPWTRRYRRENEEISERTVGWLSGSCLLVRRAAFDSISGFDSRYFMYMEDVDFGDRIGKAGWHNVFVPSAEVTHAKGHAAGKHPELMLPAHHASAYRFQADRHPHWWQLPLRLALRAGLAVRSRIAVRSALRAQGRER
- a CDS encoding response regulator, with translation MIRVLIVEDEPLIAEAHRAYVERLTGFTAVRVAHTAREGMRAVAEASANDAPIDLVLMDIGLPDASGLDLATAMAGLTPRPDVIAITSARDLTMVRTAVASGVVLYLLKPFTFAAFRDKLERYREFRHALPEGQSAATQQEIDRAFGILRTSDQRATTPKGFAPQTLREISEAVRTTPQGVTATETASTVGVSRITAWRYLEKLADDGLVDRRSDYGKAGRPKSRYIWKA